From the genome of Drosophila pseudoobscura strain MV-25-SWS-2005 unplaced genomic scaffold, UCI_Dpse_MV25 Unplacedtig00000018, whole genome shotgun sequence:
ttggggctatattgccatattggtgcttatgcccaagatgtgcgatcctgccacatttcctggagcgtggatgctatataggtgcggtggttcggtatacatgccagtgctggatagggaagggttctttataagagcaggtgccatatagttgcggaggttccacttttttggggctatattgccatattggtgcttatgcccaagatgtgcgatcctgccacatttcctggagcgtgggggctatataggtgcggtggttcagtatacatgccagtgctggatagggaagggctctatataagtgcaggtgccatataatttcggaggttccacttttttgggtctatattgccatattggtgcttatgcccaaaatatgcgatcctgccacatttcctggagcgtggatgctatataggtgcggtggttcagtatacatgccagtgctggatagggaagtgttctatataagtgcaggtgccatatagttgtgAGGAAAGGTATTCCCACACATAGGGGGCACTATAGGGTTAAGCGCTAACGACCGTTATCCGGGGATATCCGGAGGCGGCGAATTCCCGAGGAGAGCGCCCCCGGGGTCCAAAGATGAGAGGGGAGGATCCCTGGGGAGAGAGCAGGGatgacgggatcgggccggcagtggtccagcgcatgaccaaatatggtcatgagatcacgccaccagccaggtCCCGTTGGAGAGCGAGCTGCGGGatgacgggatcgggccggcagtggtccagcgcatgaccaaatatggtcatgagatcacgccaccagccaggtCCCGTTGGAAAGCGACAAGGGAATGAAGGAACGCCGATGGAAAAGTACGGGCACCGCATGGCGGGAAGTGCCGTTAGCGCCaggcggcatcggcggcgCCGACGCAGAAGCGAGCCTATAAGAGGAGGGCCGCGACCAGAAAGCAGGACAGTCGACAGACGGAGCCAACACGAGTGAAGTGAGTAGTGAGCCACAAAAAGTGAAGCCAAGCAAAGGGAAAAGAACAGTAGCCAGCAAACGCGTGGTGTGAAGATTAAGAGGCGTGCAGCCAAGAGCCAGAGACTCAAATCCCTTGAACCAACGGCGCCCCGCGTGAAACACATCCTTTCAGGAGTGAGGCACCCTCGGGCCGAAAAGCCAAGTGAGTCGAGTGAGAGCGAACGCGTCAGGCGCCTGACTGAGAGGTGGATTTGGGCCCCGTGCCAAGAATCGCTAGCCCCAGTCAGTAGAGCCGGCGGTGCCACGCTTGGCGACGCCGTGGGGGGCCCAGGGAGCAACGCGCTCATCGGACCACAGAGGATAGTCGGAAGGAGAACCAGCGCCGGAATCCGCGTAGCGTAAGATAGACTTAAGATACCAATAAAGCATTTTAACATACCAGTACAAGATCCAACCCGTGCATTCTTACTTGTCGTCGGGGcaacatataaatattgttgcagCGAGCCTACCGACCGCTGAGCCAGCCCAGCTGCATCAGACGGAGAAGAACGGTTCGTTAcaactggcgcccaacgtggggccttGCGACAAGTAAAAGACAAAGTGCACTTGGGAAGGGCGGTACTGAGTTTGGTATCGAGAGAACATAAAAATGAGGAGCCGACGATGGGTTCACTCATTGAGGAAAGAGGACTTGGTCCAGTGCGCGCGGGCGTGCGGCCTTCGATTGGAAGGTACGCTGACCGAGATGCGCCGAATCTTCAAGGAGTGGATTGAGAAGCACGGAGAGGAACCGGAGTATGCGGACGCGCTCGAGGCCTGGGAGATGAAGGCGGGAGGAGCCGCGACCGCGACCCAGATGGAGGACGGGGCGGACCCATACGAGCGCCTGACGCTGCCGGCGAGTGCGGAGCAAGTAACGCTGTGGAGACGGCCGTCCGAGACCCAAGAGGAGCTCATCGCGAGCCTGGCGGTCCCGGTGAAAAGCCGGTCGCCTAGCCGACCGCGGGCAGAGAGTGGGGAGAGGCCCACCCGGCCAGCACCGTCGGAGCAAGGGAGTGCGAGAAACCCACAGAGGGAAGAAGAAGGGAGAGCAGGGGAGGATCATCGACGGGGACTCGAAGAACCAACCACGAGACCGTCCAGTTCGAGTTTTGCCCACGTCGCCAAGCAGGTCAGGGAGTGGTCGTTTCGGTTCGACGGAACGGCAAAACCACTCGAGTTCCTGGAACAGATCGAGTGGTCAGCCGACATGTACGGATTGGAGTTGAATTTAATTCCGCGAGCCATGCCTGAGCTGCTAAAGGGTCGGGCGCTCATGTGGTTCGTAGCCAACaacaggcagtggcagacatGGAACGCATTTGCGCGTAGCTTCCAAGCATACTTCCTGCCGAGGGGGTATTTTGAAAAATTACTCCAGGAGGTGAGGTTGAGGAAGCAAAGATGGGGAGAGCCATTCAAGGACTACATGGTGGAGATGCAGACCCTCATGCGGCCGCTAAAATGCACGCCCGAAGAGCAGTTGGAGCTCATCAGAGACAACAGCATGCCAGATTTGAGGGTGTTCATCCGGCCACATAGGTGCAGAGACCTGGACCACATGATGACGCTGGCCGACGAGTTTGAGGCTCTTGAGAGGGATCGGCTGGAGTTCCAACGAGAATGTCCGGCGACCAAAGCAAAAGCGAATAATCCGTTCGCCCGTCCGACAGTGACAGAGATATGTCGCCGCTGCCAGGGCGAAGCGGCAGCCAGCCCTGATTCGACAGGGGAAAAAAGGCCGGTCCCAACGCGGCGGGACGACCAAACGAACACGAACATAGAGGCGGGGTTCGTGAAAAACCCAGCCCAGGCATGTCGACGATGCGGGAGTGACCGCCATTGGGCACAAGCATGCAATGGCCGGCCCATAACATTCTGCTGGAGGTGCGGCAAGGTAGGGGCCCCGACATGGCAGTGCTGCCCGAAAGCGGGAAACGCCCCGCGACCCAAGCCGCGGAGGGCCGTGCCAGGGTCGCAAGACGAAGCCCCCCAAAGCTCGTAGGAGAACTCACGGAGGAGGATGTCCAGCTGTCGGCGGTGGTGAGGATCGCCGGCAGCAATTGGAAAGCAACGGTCGATACCGGGGCGACAAGCAGTTTTATCAGCTGCGAGGCGGCGAGTAGACTGGGGGAGGAGAGGCAGCCGAAAGAAACGAGGAAGCTGGTGCGGCTGGCTGACGGACGCAGCCGGGAAATCAACGCCCAGATCGAGGTGGAGTTGGCCTTCGGGGACAAGATCGTTACAATCCCGCTTCTCGTGATGCCCGGAGTAATAGATGAGCTGGTCCTGGGATGGGATTTCCTCACCGCGGTCGGAGCAGAGGTGACCTGTGCGGGACACAGGGTTGTGATCCCTGCGAGAGGCCACCGCCAGGGGCGGTTGGAGGAGAAGTTGTCAGTGGCGGTGGTAGCGAACACGGAAGGGTCTGTCGGGCCCGCATCCGACGGAACGCGAGCGGAGGAGGGTTCGGTGGAAGACTTTCTGGCTAAGGAGTTGGAAGAGTTCCGAGAACTGAAGGGAGTGTCGAACGTAGCGACACACACGATCACGATGAGTGATGCCCAGCCGGTCAAGCAGCGGTACTATCCCAAAAATCCCAAGATGCAAGCCGAAATCAACCAACAGGTTGACGAACTGCTGGCAAGAGGGTGCATTGAGCCATCGAAGAGTCCGTACAGTTCACCTATCGTGATGGTCAAAAAGAAGACGGGAAAGTGGAGATTATGCGTGGACTTCAGGCAGATAAACGCGAAGTCCATCAAGGATGCATATCCCATGCCAAGAATAGACTATATTTTGGACCAACTCAGGGAGGCACGGTTCATTAGTAGCTTAGACTTGAAGGACGGATATTGGCAGATACCACTGGAGGTAGGCAGTAGGAAATTCACCGCGTTCACGGTGCCCGGCAAAGGGCTGTTCCAGTGGAAGGTGATGCCATTCGGACTCCACTCAGCCTCGGCTACGTTCCAGAGGGCATTGGATCAGGTGATAGGCCCCGAGATGATGCCACACGCGTTTGCGTACCAAGACGACATCATTGTTATCGGCCGTACCGAGGAGGAGCACAAGCGCAACCTCGAAGAagtttttcggcggttaaAGAACGCAAACTTGCGTCTAAATGTGGACAAGTGTCAGTTTTTTAGGAAAGAGCTACGATACTTGGGGCATTTGGTAACGGGAGACGGAATCTGCACCGATCCCGAGAAAGTGGCGGCCATTAAGGAGTTGCAGCCGCCAGCAAGTGTCAAGGAGCTACGACAATACTTGGGCGTGGCCTCCTGGTACAGGCGGTTCGTAAAGGGATTCGCCACGTTGGTGCAGCCCCTCAGCACCTTGCTGAAGAAGAAGGCCAAGTGGGAATGGTCAACGGAGCAGCAACAAGCGTTCGAGGACGTAAAAAGTCGGCTGACAGCAGACCCAGTGTTGGCATGCCCAGATTTCTCAAAGAAATTCGTGCTCCAGACGGACGCCAGCGACTACGGACTGGGTGCGATCCTGACGCAAGAGACGGAGAAGGGCGAAAGGGTCATCTCATACGCCAGTAGGACCCTGAATAGCGCGGAAAAGAACTATTCGGCGACCGAAAAGGAGTGTCTGGCCATTGTATGGGCCATAAGAAAGCTAAAACCCTATCTGGAGGGATACCATTTCAAGGTGGTCACAGACCACATGGCGTTGAAGTGGTTGAACAGCATCGAGAGCCCAACAGGGAGGATCGCCAGGTGGGCGCTGGAGCTACAACAATACGACTTCGAAGTGGCATACAGGAAAGGGCAGCTGAACGTAGTGGCGGACGCACTGTCCCGACAGCCATTGGCGGAGCGATGCCTGAGAACCACCGAGGAGGATGCAGAAAAGGGACACGAACCGGAGGCGGAGTGCGGATGGATTAAAAAGGTTAAAGAGAGGATGAGGACAGAACCAAGGAAATATCCGGATTACGTCGAGGAAGCAGGCCGGGTATACCGGCACATCCCCCACCGAGCGGGAGAAGAGGAAATAGCATCATGGAAGTTATGCGTCCCAAAGGGTCTAAGAGAGAGAGTCATAAGAGAGAATCACGACTCGCCGGAGGCGGGGCACTCGGGCGGTAGAAGGACGATGGCCAGGGTATCAGCCCGGTACTACTGGCCGGGGATGCATCGAGATGTGAGGACATACGTGAGGAGGTGTGAAATCTGCCTACGCTACAAACCAAGTCAACTGCAGGCGGCCGGGAAAATGCTGACACGAGTGCCAGAGGAGCCGTGGGCAACGGTGTGCGCCGACTTTGTGGGCCCGCTGCCCAGGTCAAAGCATGGGAATGCCATGTTGTTGGTGATGGTGGATCGGTTCTCGAAATGGACCGAGTTGGTCCCCATGAGAAAGGCCACGGCGGAAGCACTAACGAAAGCGTTCCGAGAGCGCATCGTGTCCCGGTTTGTCGTGCCGAAGGTGGTGATCACCGATAATGGCGTCCAGTTCACCAGTAGAGTGTTTAAGAGGTTTTTGGAGCAGATGGGCGTACGTCATCAGTTCACGGCCCCGTACACACCGCAGGAGAACCCGACGGAGCGAACTAACCGGACGGTGAAAACTATGATAGCTCAGTTCACCGAAGGGAACCAGAGGAACTGGGATGAGAAATGGCCAGAGATAATGCTAGCCGTAAATTCAGGGGTGTCCGAATCCACCGGGTACGCGCCGGCGTTTGTGGTACAAGGGAGAGAGCCGAGGCTACCGAAGGCTCTGTACGATGACGAGGCGCTGGGCACAGGACAGGGCACGCTCAATCCGGACGAGAACGCTGCCAAGTTGAGAGAGGTATTTCAACTGGTGAGGCGGAATCTCGAAAGAGCGGCGCAGGACCAGGCGAGGTATTATAACCTGAGGAGGAGAGCGTGGAAACCCACGATTGGAGACAAGGTATGGGCCAAGCAACACCATCTATCCAACGCGGCCGAAGGGTTTGCGGCAAAACTGGCCCCGAAATACGACGGTCCCTACACCATAGTGGATTTCGTGTCCCCGGTCATTTGTAAATTGAAGAAGGACGGCGAGAAGCGGACGCGGACCGCCCATATAGGGGATCTGAAGCCACAACCCGGGGAAGGAACCCCTGAAACAAGCCCTGGAACCGGAGCATAGACGAGCACGAAAGACAGAAACTAGCGGCAGGGGCGGAGAGGAGGGTCCCCACTGGATGCCACGCAGGACAAGGTCGTACAGGATACGCTTACAACTAAGGCTCGGTAAAACTAAGAACCCCGCGTGTCACGCAGGACAGGAATCGCTCACAAGGGAGGAGCGAGCGGCCCAACTAGATGCCACGCAGGACAAGGCCATACCGAATACTCTTACAACTAAGGTTCAGTAAAACTAAGCTGAAGGCAGCGGCCGGCCGACCAAAGAAGCTGGacctataaaaaaaaaagaggaggatTAGCTCGTCAGCTAGTAGGAGCGgagaaaaggcaaaaaggaTAAAAGATATCCGGGTTACCACTAGCCCAGGGGGGGGGGCGCGTTGCGGGGTATGCCGACGGACGAGGGGGCACCCGAGAAGGGGTTCCGTGATGAGCAGAAGTCCGGGTCCTGGTCCAGGACATCGAAGCCAGCTGCTAACGTCGGGGATGGCGGGACAAAAGCGGATGCCGCCCGTGCGCGTTCTACCGGCTGGGGAATCGGATGATCCCTGGGTCCGAGGCGCTGCACGGGGGGACATCCGCGTCTAAGCCGATCCAGAGACGGGCGGAGCTGGCCACGGGGGGCGGGCCGATGTGGGCAGCACGGGCGAAAGGTGGGAGGACCTGTAGATCCTGGGCTGGAAGATCGGTCAGCACCCTGGATCGGAACCAAGGACGGGCTGAAAGAAAAGGCAAGGTGAGATGAGGAACCCAAGAACTCGGAAAGCTTACCAGATCCaaggcaaagccaaacaacACGTCGCCAGACCTGGAAGTAAAAAGGGCCAAATaagaagaaaatatatataaaaaaaaaaaaaaggaggcaGAAGTGGGAACCGAAGGAAGGCTTACAAAACCAGGGGGCACCCTAGGGTTAACGCGGCGAGAGGCGCGGATAACTTTCAAAAcgggagcgagcgagagagccagCTGGAAAGCAAGAGAGAGCCGTCCCACGGGCCCATGTAAGGCACCGTTACAGGGAACGGTGAGCACCGGCACGAGCCCTTATAAAGGAGGGGGCAGCGCGCGATCAGGTCTTTTCAAAGTGGACCACGTGcgaggagaaaaaaaaggaaagagtATAAAATGCAGCATCAGTTAATAAAATACCTGACGGAGCAGCGAAAATGGATTCGCCGCGGGTATCCAGCCATAGGAGACGGGCAAAGGGCGAGCAGGAGTAGGTCCCCGGAGCTCCAGCTACTGGCCTCACCGCTGGTGTCGCCCGCGGGATCCACGGGACCGACGATGTCCCCGGTGGTATCGACGGGGTACACCGATGAGGGAAGCGATCTGGAGTTGGTGAGCTGGGAGCCGGCACCTCGGAGGAAACGCGCACACGAGGCGAAGCGCGAGGAGCCCCCGACCAACCGACGAGAGGAGCCCCGGAACAGCAGACGCAAGGAGCCCAGCGCCAGCAAGCGCGAGGAGCCCCGCGCCGAGGAGCGCGAAGAGCACCGGGCCAGTAGGCGCAAGGGGCCTCGCGTCAGCAAGCGCGAGGAGCCCCACACCGTCAACCGCGAGGAGTCCCGGACCAGCAAGCGCGAGGAGCGGCCTGAGAGAGGACAGAGGGGGCACACAGCGCGGAAGGAGGAGCCCAGGGAGAGGGTCTCGAAGCGGGCGTCCACCCAGTCGACGCGTGCGCCCAGGGAAGAGGCGTCGTCGGCGCGCACAAGGGGGAGGTCGGCGGCGCGGCAACGGGGTCGGCAACCGACAGACCCACAGGTCGAGGAGCGGCAGCCAACGCCGATCGAAACCGCGGTCAAGGAGCCACAGGCAACGCCGGCTGACGCCCCGGAAGACGACGCGGCCGCTGAGGCACGACGCCTCGCGGAATGGCACCGGCGGTTCGCACTGGCCGCGGCAGCGGAGGAGCAGAGGCAACGGCGGGTGTGGGAGGACGCCCTGGCGCTGGCGAAGAGGCTCAAGGCCGCGCAGGAGGCCGAGAAGGAGGCGAGAGAAGCGGAGGCGGAGCGCCACCAACGAGACGTCGCGCACCAATGGAGGTGCATTAGCAAGTTGCACGCAGCGGAGCAAAAGGAGAGGGCGCGTCGGCGGACGGAAGCGGAGAAGGCGAGGGCGACGCGGGCGGAGGGCGCGGCAGGCGGGCTGGCGGTGATCTCCagcgaagaggaggaggcggagtgCCCACCAGCGCCGAAGGCGGCCCGAGTCCAGTCGCCCGAAGAGGAGTGGCAGGAGAGGCTACGACGAgccgaggtggaggaggaagagctTTGGCAGCCACCCCCTGAAGACGTCGAGTCCGAGGAGGAGCCACGGCCGCAGGCCCCACCGCCGCCGGGAGCAGAGGAAGAGCCGCTCCAGAGTCAGCCGCCGGACGACGACACGCGCGGCGAAGGGGATCAGcagccgcggcagcagcagcagtatcagcagcatcagcagcactgGCACGGGCCACAGGGAGCCGCCATTGGGCCATTCGTCTCGCAAGAGGTGCGCTCCGCGGTGAGAGACGGCATGTTGTGGCACGTGCAAACGCTGCACATATCGTGGGCCTCGGGGCCCGCGCCTCAGCAGCCCGAGCAGGAGCCGGGGGAGGCACGACTGTGGGAAGAGGCACCACGCGCCAGCGACGAGCGGGACCCGAGGCGGCGGGCACGGCCACAGGGGTCGACAGGCCCATCGGCAGCACCCACGGCCAAAGAAGGCGAGACGGAGAGCACAGCAAACGCGACACCATCACTATCGGCGGAGGGCCCAGCGGCGGTACCCGTAGTCGAGGCGGCGACCGACGGCGAAGCGGGCGACGGCGCGGGAGCGGCGGCGGAGAAGGATGAGGCGGCGGAGCGCCACTCACCTGAGCCATGGGAGAAAGGACCATGGCAGTGGCCGGAACCCAGCCATGGCGAGCGGCCGAAGCTGGGGCGACAGGCGTCGTGCCCAGGGGAGCGGACGGAGGCGCGTCGGCCTGAGCTCCAACGCCAGGCATCGTGGCCACAGACGAGATCGGCGGACAACGCACGGTGGCGGCCCGTCAGCCGCGAGGAGTGGCCGGCCGTCGTCACGCGCTCCCTCGCGCGGATAAAGCCTAACTCAAGGAGGGTGAAGCGCCTGGTCACCGACGGTAGCGTTCGGTATCGGCTGTTGGTGTCCACCGAGCGGCAGGAGGTATTCCGCGCGGAGTACTGAGGAGgtgagaagagaagaaaaaaaaaagaagaagaaaaataataaaatattatgaaaaaaaaaaaagaaaggcacGGTCTTACCTGGCGGCCGAGGAACGGCGGGGCATCGGGGAAGCGTGAATGAAGACACGGAGAGGGAGGCGAAGCGGGAGAAAACTTACCCGAAGCATCCAgtgggcaggcggcaggcgggcGCGCCAGCGGAGGGCGGTAGGGAAGACCGAACgcacacaaagaaaaaaaaagagaacacAAAACGTCCGGCATCGCGAGGAAACAGTACGTTTTCAGTCCATTGAGGGATTCGCGATCCGGAAGTAGAGTACGCACGCTGCGACATATCGAGTAGATCGCAAAGACGACCCTACGCTTTATCGAGTGGAGCGTAAGGGCAACTCTGGGTCATATCGAGTAGGTCAGAATAGCGACCATTACCCATGACGGGCAGGGGCGACAGAGGCTCCTCCACGAACCACCGATAGGGGGAAATCGAAGCGATCGCACGCATTAAAGAGATATGGCAACACCGCCAGGCGCAAGACCGAAAGAGGGCGCCAGAGACCCCTGTCGAGAACAAAGCACGCGCGCGCCGGTCGCGCGGGCATTTTTGAAACATCCCAAACCCGGGTCGCGGAAAACCGGAGTTTTTCCGTCAATAAAAGAAAGGGGGAAGTGTGAGGAAAGGTATTCCCACACATAGGGGGCACTATAGGGTTAAGCGCTAACGACCGTTATCCGGGGATATCCGGAGGCGGCGAATTCCCGAGGAGAGCGCCCCCGGGGTCCAAAGATGAGAGGGGAGGATCCCTGGGGAGAGAGCAGGGatgacgggatcgggccggcagtggtccagcgcatgaccaaatatggtcatgagatcacgccaccagccaggtCCCGTTGGAGAGCGAGCTGCGGGatgacgggatcgggccggcagtggtccagcgcatgaccaaatatggtcatgagatcacgccaccagccaggtCCCGTTGGAAAGCGACAAGGGAATGAAGGAACGCCGATGGAAAAGTACGGGCACCGCATGGCGGGAAGTGCCGTTAGCGCCaggcggcatcggcggcgCCGACGCAGAAGCGAGCCTATAAGAGGAGGGCCGCGACCAGAAAGCAGGACAGTCGACAGACGGAGCCAACACGAGTGAAGTGAGTAGTGAGCCACAAAAAGTGAAGCCAAGCAAAGGGAAAAGAACAGTAGCCAGCAAACGCGTGGTGTGAAGATTAAGAGGCGTGCAGCCAAGAGCCAGAGACTCAAATCCCTTGAACCAACGGCGCCCCGCGTGAAACACATCCTTTCAGGAGTGAGGCACCCTCGGGCCGAAAAGCCAAGTGAGTCGAGTGAGAGCGAACGCGTCAGGCGCCTGACTGAGAGGTGGATTTGGGCCCCGTGCCAAGAATCGCTAGCCCCAGTCAGTAGAGCCGGCGGTGCCACGCTTGGCGACGCCGTGGGGGGCCCAGGGAGCAACGCGCTCATCGGACCACAGAGGATAGTCGGAAGGAGAACCAGCGCCGGAATCCGCGTAGCGTAAGATAGACTTAAGATACCAATAAAGCATTTTAACATACCAGTACAAGATCCAACCCGTGCATTCTTACTTGTCGTCGGGGcaacatataaatattgttgcagCGAGCCTACCGACCGCTGAGCCAGCCCAGCTGCATCAGACGGAGAAGAACGGTTCGTtacatagttgcggaggttccacttttttggggctatattgccatattggtgcttatgcccaagatgtgcgatcctgccacatttcctggagcgtggatgctatataggtgcggtggttcggtatacatgccagtgctggatagggaagggttctatataagtgcaggtgccatatagttgcggaggttccacttttatggggctatattgccatattggtgcttatgcccaagatgtgcgatcctgccacatttcctgcagcgtggatgctatataggtgcggtggttcagtatacatgccagtgctggatagggaagggttctatataagtgcaggtgccatatagttgcggaggttccacttttttggggctatattgccatattggtgcttatgcccaagatgtgcgatcctgccacatttcctggagcgtggatgctatataggtgcggtggttcggtatacatgccagtgctggatagggaagggttctatataagtgcaggtgccatatagttgcagaggttccacttttttggggctatattgccatattggtgcttatgcccaagatgtgcgatcctgccacatttcctggagcgtgggggctatataggtgcggtggttcagtataca
Proteins encoded in this window:
- the LOC117185415 gene encoding neurofilament heavy polypeptide-like produces the protein MSPVVSTGYTDEGSDLELVSWEPAPRRKRAHEAKREEPPTNRREEPRNSRRKEPSASKREEPRAEEREEHRASRRKGPRVSKREEPHTVNREESRTSKREERPERGQRGHTARKEEPRERVSKRASTQSTRAPREEASSARTRGRSAARQRGRQPTDPQVEERQPTPIETAVKEPQATPADAPEDDAAAEARRLAEWHRR